The proteins below come from a single Aphanothece sacrum FPU1 genomic window:
- a CDS encoding MBOAT family O-acyltransferase: MIFNSIDFLIFFVIVYSLYCLLPFRWQNRMLLVASYIFYGWWDVRFLFLIILSTSFDFSSGLMIKEGRLTNQQRLLPSMVVIMAALAFITIRWEAVELSLHPLKLSIQWGQILPNQLSSWGVLISTLVAVILANCLYPRLTRLNLTTRPKFCLILSVCGNLGLLGFFKYFNFFIGSISSIIQSFGAEPDFVYLHVILPVGISFYTFQSMSYTIDIYRQKLEPTKHFFDFALLVSFFPQLVAGPIERASHLLPQLTKPRHLQFEQSTRGLFLILFGLFKKVAIADSIAKSVNAIYNTRGSVSWADIVLATLLFTAQIYCDFSGYTDIARGVAKILGVELMTNFNLPYFSKTASEFWQRWHISLSTWLRDYLYIPLGGNRKGELRTYINLMITMILGGLWHGAAWNFVFWGLYQGILLCLYRYLENKLSIKGFSPFWNSVLATFFFFILTCYGWLLFRANSLEQVVSFTTILITNVGDFNLSIPKPSLSGLLGLPVLIIYEIIENYFNNTHFYLRFRPVVKGAFYAILMTMILMGVSNEPQQFIYFQF; the protein is encoded by the coding sequence ATGATCTTTAACTCAATAGATTTTCTGATCTTTTTTGTAATTGTCTATTCTCTGTATTGTCTTCTGCCCTTTCGCTGGCAAAACAGGATGCTTTTAGTAGCAAGTTATATTTTTTATGGATGGTGGGATGTACGATTCTTATTTCTAATTATTTTATCCACCAGTTTCGATTTTTCTAGTGGCTTGATGATTAAGGAAGGTAGACTTACAAACCAGCAAAGGCTTTTGCCTTCAATGGTGGTCATTATGGCGGCCTTAGCTTTCATAACAATTCGTTGGGAAGCGGTTGAATTAAGTTTACATCCGCTCAAATTATCAATTCAATGGGGACAAATTTTGCCCAACCAACTATCGAGTTGGGGAGTGTTAATTAGCACCTTAGTAGCTGTTATTCTTGCTAATTGTTTATATCCTCGTCTTACTAGATTAAATCTTACTACTCGTCCAAAGTTTTGTTTAATATTAAGTGTTTGTGGTAATTTAGGATTATTAGGATTTTTTAAATATTTTAACTTTTTTATTGGCAGCATTTCTAGCATTATTCAGTCTTTTGGTGCTGAACCTGATTTTGTCTACTTACACGTAATTCTTCCGGTTGGAATATCTTTTTATACTTTCCAATCCATGAGCTATACAATTGATATTTATCGTCAAAAATTAGAACCAACCAAACATTTTTTTGATTTTGCTTTATTAGTTTCATTTTTTCCTCAATTGGTAGCTGGGCCAATTGAAAGAGCATCTCACTTATTGCCTCAACTAACAAAACCTCGTCATTTACAATTTGAGCAATCAACTAGAGGATTATTTTTAATTTTATTTGGCTTATTTAAAAAAGTAGCAATTGCTGATAGTATTGCTAAGTCAGTTAATGCTATTTATAATACTAGGGGTTCAGTTTCTTGGGCAGATATAGTCTTGGCCACACTTTTATTTACAGCCCAAATTTATTGTGATTTTTCGGGTTATACAGACATTGCTAGAGGAGTTGCTAAAATTTTGGGTGTGGAATTAATGACTAACTTTAATTTACCTTACTTCTCTAAAACTGCTAGTGAATTTTGGCAACGTTGGCATATTAGCTTATCTACTTGGTTACGAGATTATCTATACATTCCTCTTGGTGGTAATAGAAAAGGAGAATTAAGAACGTATATAAATTTAATGATTACCATGATCTTAGGAGGGCTTTGGCATGGAGCCGCTTGGAATTTCGTATTTTGGGGACTATATCAAGGAATTTTACTTTGCCTGTATCGTTATCTAGAAAATAAATTGTCTATAAAAGGATTTTCTCCCTTTTGGAATTCAGTCTTAGCTACTTTCTTTTTCTTTATTTTGACTTGTTATGGATGGCTTTTATTTAGAGCTAATTCTTTAGAACAAGTAGTTAGTTTTACCACTATTTTAATAACTAATGTCGGTGATTTTAATCTCTCAATTCCCAAACCTTCTTTAAGTGGATTATTAGGGTTACCTGTTTTGATTATTTATGAAATTATCGAGAATTATTTTAATAATACTCACTTTTACCTTCGTTTCCGTCCAGTGGTAAAAGGGGCTTTTTATGCTATCTTAATGACAATGATTTTAATGGGAGTTAGTAATGAGCCTCAACAATTTATTTATTTTCAATTCTAA
- a CDS encoding DUF6887 family protein: MKPNFKTMDKAELRAYVLQNREDKEAFYALMDRLETNAPTKSYPCPNTPENLEVMKQAIREKLENREP; encoded by the coding sequence ATGAAACCGAATTTTAAAACAATGGATAAAGCTGAATTAAGAGCTTATGTTTTACAGAATAGAGAAGATAAAGAAGCATTTTATGCTTTAATGGATCGATTAGAAACAAATGCACCAACAAAAAGTTATCCTTGTCCTAATACTCCCGAAAATTTGGAAGTAATGAAACAAGCTATTAGAGAAAAATTAGAAAATAGGGAACCTTAA
- a CDS encoding DUF6888 family protein → MFPTVEQCISCVQVCLDLTGFYIPVYLVRLDERDHQLVILAGEELEITIDPDGNWRFLT, encoded by the coding sequence ATTTTTCCAACCGTTGAACAGTGTATAAGTTGTGTTCAAGTTTGTCTTGACTTAACAGGATTTTATATTCCTGTTTATTTAGTAAGATTAGATGAACGAGATCACCAATTAGTTATTCTAGCAGGAGAAGAACTAGAAATAACTATTGATCCTGATGGAAACTGGAGATTTTTAACATGA
- a CDS encoding putative toxin-antitoxin system toxin component, PIN family: protein MNLNRVVIDTNVFISALLNPNGTPRKVINLAVNQCVILQSQVTYQELETRLSKKKFDKYLSKKDGVTFLESLIKKSLFIEITHKTVICSDADDNKFLELAVSGIADYLITGDNDLLKIKNYQDIPIITPISFLNLVENN, encoded by the coding sequence ATGAATCTTAATCGAGTTGTTATAGATACTAATGTCTTTATTAGTGCCTTATTAAATCCCAATGGAACACCGAGAAAAGTCATTAATTTAGCGGTTAATCAATGTGTTATCCTTCAAAGTCAGGTAACTTATCAAGAGTTAGAGACAAGACTAAGTAAAAAGAAATTTGATAAATACTTAAGCAAAAAGGACGGGGTGACTTTTTTAGAATCTCTGATAAAAAAGAGTTTATTTATTGAAATTACTCACAAAACAGTGATTTGCTCTGATGCAGATGATAATAAATTCCTAGAGTTAGCCGTATCGGGAATTGCGGATTATCTTATAACAGGAGATAATGATCTTTTAAAGATAAAAAACTATCAAGATATTCCTATTATTACCCCTATTAGTTTTCTTAATCTTGTTGAAAATAACTAA
- a CDS encoding NAD(P)H-quinone oxidoreductase subunit 4, with translation MITAQFPWLTAIIALPLLGACGIPLLPDKDGKLVRWYALGVGLADFILMCYAFWTNYDISNSSFQLAEKYPWLPQIGLSWAVSVDGISMPLVLLAGLVTTLSIFAAWQVDRRPKLFYVLMLLLYSAQIGVFVAQDLLLLFIMWELELVPVYLLVSIWGGQKRRYAAMKFLLYTAAASIFILIAALAMGIYGGGQMTFDIVELATKNYPLALELPLYAGLLIAFGVKLAIFPLHTWLPDAHGEASSPVSMILAGVLLKMGAYGLIRLNLEMLPEAHVYFAPILVILGVINIVYGGFASFAQSNMKRRLAYSSVSHMGFVLLGIASFSDIGISGAMLQLISHGLIAALLFFLAGVTYDRTHTMFLDEMGDIGQIMPKVFALFTIGAMASLALPGMSGFASEISVFVGVTSGDVYSSIFRTVTVFLAAVGLILTPIYLLSMLRQLFYGSDKALTCGLVDTQSFNEEEKAVCFGNSCVLPTEADYSDAKPRELLIAFSFIVLIIGIGFYPKFFTQMYDVKTVAINAQVRHSYEQIAEINPDVYAFSPKIQEVSELASSLDLSH, from the coding sequence ATGATAACCGCCCAATTTCCTTGGTTGACGGCAATTATCGCATTACCACTTCTTGGTGCCTGTGGTATTCCCTTATTGCCAGATAAAGATGGTAAGTTAGTCCGTTGGTATGCATTAGGAGTAGGTCTTGCGGATTTCATCTTAATGTGCTATGCCTTTTGGACAAATTACGATATAAGTAACTCCAGTTTTCAACTTGCTGAAAAATACCCTTGGTTGCCTCAAATTGGACTAAGTTGGGCCGTTTCCGTCGATGGCATCTCAATGCCCCTGGTTCTCTTAGCGGGACTGGTAACAACCCTTTCGATCTTTGCGGCTTGGCAAGTAGATCGCAGGCCCAAATTATTTTATGTTTTAATGTTGCTGTTATATTCAGCCCAAATAGGCGTATTTGTCGCTCAAGACTTACTGTTACTCTTTATTATGTGGGAATTGGAGTTAGTTCCAGTCTATCTCCTGGTTTCCATCTGGGGAGGTCAAAAACGACGTTATGCAGCCATGAAATTCCTACTCTACACGGCAGCCGCGTCCATCTTCATTTTAATCGCCGCCTTAGCTATGGGAATCTATGGAGGTGGTCAAATGACCTTCGATATAGTGGAACTAGCGACTAAAAACTATCCTTTAGCCCTAGAATTACCGCTTTATGCCGGACTATTAATCGCCTTTGGCGTTAAATTAGCCATTTTCCCCCTTCATACTTGGTTGCCCGATGCCCACGGGGAAGCTTCCTCGCCCGTTTCCATGATTCTGGCGGGAGTATTACTAAAAATGGGAGCCTATGGATTAATTCGTCTGAACTTAGAAATGCTTCCCGAAGCTCATGTCTATTTTGCTCCCATCTTAGTTATTTTGGGAGTAATTAACATTGTTTACGGCGGTTTTGCCTCATTTGCCCAATCCAACATGAAACGCCGTCTGGCCTACTCCTCCGTGTCTCACATGGGGTTTGTTTTGCTCGGTATTGCCTCTTTTAGCGATATTGGTATCAGTGGTGCGATGTTGCAGTTAATTTCCCATGGGTTAATTGCAGCCTTGTTATTTTTCCTTGCGGGTGTCACTTATGATCGCACCCATACGATGTTTTTAGACGAAATGGGCGATATTGGACAAATAATGCCCAAAGTCTTTGCCCTCTTTACCATCGGTGCTATGGCTTCTCTAGCACTACCTGGAATGAGTGGTTTTGCCAGTGAAATTTCGGTTTTCGTCGGAGTAACGAGCGGTGATGTTTATAGCTCTATTTTCCGCACCGTTACCGTGTTTTTAGCGGCGGTAGGACTGATTTTGACCCCCATCTATCTGCTGTCGATGCTACGGCAATTGTTCTATGGTTCGGATAAGGCCTTAACCTGCGGATTGGTCGATACCCAATCTTTCAACGAGGAAGAAAAAGCGGTATGTTTTGGAAATAGTTGTGTTTTACCAACAGAAGCAGATTATAGTGATGCCAAACCCCGTGAACTCTTAATTGCTTTTAGTTTCATCGTCTTAATTATTGGCATTGGTTTCTATCCCAAGTTCTTTACCCAAATGTATGATGTGAAGACAGTGGCGATTAATGCTCAGGTTCGTCACTCCTATGAACAAATTGCTGAAATTAATCCTGATGTTTATGCCTTTTCCCCCAAAATTCAAGAAGTGTCTGAATTAGCATCAAGTTTAGATCTGTCTCATTAA
- a CDS encoding type II toxin-antitoxin system HicA family toxin, with protein MSNFPSVKAKDFIKVIEKLGFDFDRQKGSHAIYKNNQDTSI; from the coding sequence ATGAGTAATTTTCCCAGTGTTAAAGCAAAAGACTTTATCAAAGTGATTGAAAAATTAGGGTTTGATTTTGACCGTCAAAAGGGAAGTCATGCAATTTATAAAAATAATCAAGACACCTCGATTTAG
- a CDS encoding type II toxin-antitoxin system PemK/MazF family toxin — protein sequence MNKTEPTLKRGDVVLVLFTNSDLTTAKTRPALIVQADDLNTGLSQVIIAMITSQLSRANHPSRVTILLDSLNGQNSGLLANSVVMTDNLATVKLPAIYRVIGYLSTEEIDQALRYTLSL from the coding sequence ATGAACAAAACAGAGCCAACCTTAAAGCGCGGTGATGTCGTTCTTGTACTATTTACTAATTCTGATTTAACCACCGCTAAAACACGACCTGCTCTTATTGTACAAGCCGACGATCTAAATACAGGTTTATCGCAAGTAATTATTGCAATGATTACCAGTCAATTGTCTCGCGCTAATCACCCAAGTCGTGTTACTATTTTGCTTGATTCTTTAAACGGACAAAACTCTGGATTATTAGCCAATTCGGTAGTAATGACCGATAATTTGGCTACTGTTAAACTTCCAGCAATTTATCGTGTTATTGGCTACTTGTCAACTGAAGAAATAGATCAAGCGTTAAGATACACTCTTTCGTTATAA
- a CDS encoding nitrate ABC transporter ATP-binding protein (This model describes the ATP binding subunits of ATP-binding cassette (ABC) transporters for nitrate transport, or for bicarbonate transport, in bacteria and archaea.) translates to MNSNLSVIIENVSKVYPTPKGPYTVLKDVNLTVKDGEFICVIGHSGCGKSTLLNMVSGFATPTDGSVLVNGKPVTKPGPDRMVVFQNYALLPWLTVFENVYLAVDAVSPDKREAEKRTIVRDHLAMVGLTEAETKKPTQISGGMKQRVSIARALAIRPEVLVLDEPFGALDAITKEELQEELLQIWNDHRCTVLMITHDIDEALFLADRLVMMTNGPAAAIGEIMTIPFPRPRDRDRIMEDPQYYDLRNHALDFLYNRFAHDDDAA, encoded by the coding sequence ATGAATAGTAATCTCTCTGTTATTATCGAAAACGTCAGCAAAGTTTATCCTACTCCTAAAGGGCCTTATACGGTATTAAAAGATGTTAATTTAACGGTTAAAGATGGAGAATTTATCTGTGTTATTGGCCATTCTGGCTGTGGAAAATCGACCCTTTTAAATATGGTTTCAGGGTTTGCTACTCCCACAGATGGATCAGTTTTAGTCAATGGTAAACCTGTTACCAAACCTGGCCCCGATCGCATGGTTGTATTCCAAAATTATGCGTTACTTCCTTGGTTAACCGTATTTGAAAATGTCTATTTAGCGGTGGATGCAGTGAGTCCTGACAAGCGAGAAGCAGAAAAACGGACTATTGTAAGGGATCATTTAGCAATGGTGGGTTTAACGGAAGCAGAAACCAAGAAACCGACTCAAATTTCTGGGGGGATGAAACAACGGGTTTCTATTGCGCGGGCCTTAGCCATTCGGCCAGAAGTGTTAGTCTTAGATGAACCTTTTGGGGCGTTAGATGCTATTACTAAAGAGGAATTACAGGAAGAATTGCTACAAATTTGGAATGATCACCGTTGTACTGTGTTAATGATCACCCATGATATTGATGAAGCGTTATTCCTCGCTGATCGTCTGGTTATGATGACTAATGGCCCTGCTGCTGCTATTGGAGAAATTATGACTATTCCCTTCCCTCGTCCCCGTGACCGCGATCGCATTATGGAAGATCCCCAATATTACGATTTACGTAACCATGCGTTAGATTTCCTCTATAATCGTTTTGCCCATGATGATGATGCAGCGTAA
- a CDS encoding ABC transporter ATP-binding/substrate-binding protein (This model describes the ATP binding subunits of ATP-binding cassette (ABC) transporters for nitrate transport, or for bicarbonate transport, in bacteria and archaea.), with amino-acid sequence MGVFVAADSIDKVFPLIGGGEYIALQGIDLEIKKGEFISLIGHSGCGKSTLLNMIAGLDLPSEGVVTLEGQKIKSPGPDKMVIFQNYSLLPWLTVHQNIALAVDEVMGDYPIAERKEIIEQHIKLVGLGHAVDKYPKQLSGGMKQRVAIARALSIRPKLLLLDEPFGALDALTRGNLQEQLMKICEEYKITSVMVTHDVDEAVLLSDRIVMLTNGPKSKIGGILEVDIPRPRQRMEVVNHPSYYSLRSEIIYFLNQQKRIKKIRAKKIETIARHGLEKVNLEIGFVPLTACAPLIVAQERGFFTKHGLDELNLVRESSWRGIVDGMAGGYLDGAQMPAGMPTWLTAGGHLETPLPIVSGLTMTRNGNGITLGKSFYEQGIHTVNDLRRMLLESTEKRHIFGMVHPSSTHNILLRYWLAAGGIDPDKDVHLETIPPAQMVADLKAGTIDGYCVGEPWNMRAAMEGVGFTVATDLEIWQGHPGKVLGVREDWANNYPNSHIALVKALLEACKYCADKANHEDIRQLLAGRQYLSTNPEYIQLGDPNDYSCNLEKSVEYAHHMFFGEGMNRPSRTEHLWMMTQMARWGHIPFPRNWVEILERVCRVGVFSTAARELGMGDIKYRREPIKLFDGILFDAEDPISYLNELKIKQNFTMAEVHLDGIKTPIAVAA; translated from the coding sequence ATGGGTGTTTTTGTTGCAGCAGACAGTATTGATAAAGTCTTTCCTTTAATTGGTGGCGGTGAATATATTGCTCTTCAAGGGATTGATTTAGAGATAAAAAAAGGAGAATTTATTTCTCTAATTGGTCACTCAGGTTGTGGTAAATCAACCCTTTTAAATATGATTGCTGGACTAGATTTACCCAGTGAAGGAGTTGTTACCTTAGAAGGACAAAAAATCAAAAGTCCTGGCCCCGATAAGATGGTAATCTTTCAAAATTATTCCCTCTTACCTTGGTTAACCGTTCATCAAAATATTGCCCTAGCTGTTGATGAAGTAATGGGAGACTATCCCATCGCAGAACGCAAAGAAATCATTGAACAACACATCAAATTAGTGGGTTTAGGTCATGCAGTTGATAAATATCCCAAACAACTATCAGGAGGGATGAAACAACGGGTAGCTATCGCCCGCGCCCTCTCTATTCGCCCTAAATTATTGTTGCTTGATGAACCTTTTGGTGCTTTAGATGCCTTAACCAGAGGCAATTTACAAGAACAATTAATGAAGATTTGTGAAGAATACAAAATCACCTCCGTCATGGTGACTCATGATGTAGATGAAGCCGTCTTACTTTCAGATCGCATTGTTATGTTAACCAATGGGCCAAAATCAAAAATAGGCGGTATTTTAGAAGTTGATATACCCCGTCCCCGTCAACGGATGGAAGTAGTAAACCATCCCAGTTATTATAGTCTTCGCAGTGAGATTATTTACTTCCTCAACCAACAGAAACGTATTAAAAAAATACGGGCCAAAAAGATAGAAACTATCGCCCGTCATGGCTTAGAAAAAGTCAATTTAGAAATCGGGTTTGTACCTCTTACCGCTTGCGCCCCCTTAATAGTTGCCCAAGAACGGGGTTTTTTCACCAAACATGGCTTAGATGAGCTAAATTTAGTCCGTGAAAGCAGTTGGCGAGGCATTGTGGATGGGATGGCAGGTGGTTACTTAGATGGGGCCCAAATGCCTGCAGGAATGCCCACCTGGTTAACCGCAGGAGGACATCTAGAAACCCCCTTACCTATTGTTTCGGGTTTAACCATGACCCGCAATGGAAACGGTATCACGTTAGGCAAGTCCTTTTATGAACAAGGAATCCACACTGTCAACGACTTAAGACGGATGTTACTCGAATCTACCGAAAAACGTCATATTTTCGGCATGGTTCACCCTTCTTCTACCCATAACATTCTCCTGCGCTATTGGTTAGCCGCAGGGGGCATCGATCCCGATAAAGATGTTCATCTCGAAACCATTCCCCCTGCCCAAATGGTGGCGGATCTCAAAGCGGGAACCATTGACGGTTACTGTGTAGGTGAACCCTGGAATATGCGGGCCGCAATGGAAGGTGTCGGGTTTACTGTAGCCACAGACTTAGAAATTTGGCAAGGACATCCTGGTAAAGTCTTAGGAGTACGAGAAGACTGGGCTAATAACTACCCCAATAGTCATATTGCCTTGGTTAAAGCGTTATTAGAAGCCTGTAAATATTGCGCTGATAAGGCTAACCATGAAGATATTCGCCAATTATTAGCTGGTCGTCAATATCTTAGTACGAACCCAGAATATATTCAACTCGGCGATCCTAATGACTATAGTTGTAATCTGGAAAAATCCGTCGAATATGCCCATCATATGTTCTTTGGGGAAGGAATGAATCGTCCCAGTCGCACAGAACATTTATGGATGATGACACAAATGGCGCGATGGGGTCATATTCCCTTCCCTCGTAACTGGGTGGAAATTTTAGAACGGGTGTGTCGTGTTGGTGTCTTTAGTACTGCAGCAAGAGAGTTAGGAATGGGTGATATTAAGTATCGTCGTGAACCCATTAAATTGTTTGATGGTATACTTTTTGATGCGGAAGATCCTATTAGTTATCTCAATGAATTAAAAATTAAACAGAACTTTACGATGGCTGAAGTTCATCTTGATGGGATTAAAACTCCTATTGCTGTTGCGGCTTAA
- the ntrB gene encoding nitrate ABC transporter permease: MATTVNTRGKNGNSSFAKWWKKNSQNILPPIVGILGFLFVWQISSNIGLIKLPPPSDLWFNERTRTYLLYPFFNRGGTDVGLFWQSLASLQRVLIGYTLAAVVGISAGVFVGLNSFANKALDPLFQFLRTVPPLAWVPIALAALQQNQPAALFVIFITAVWPILINTAVGVQQIPQDYINVRKVLQLSQKKFFFKILIPSALPYIFTGLRIAIGLAWLAIIAAEIVMSGIVGIGFFIWDSYQNNYISDIILALIYIGAIGLVLDRFMGWLQTLISPGE; this comes from the coding sequence ATGGCAACTACGGTTAATACTAGAGGTAAAAATGGCAATAGTTCTTTTGCTAAATGGTGGAAAAAGAACTCTCAAAATATTTTGCCTCCCATTGTAGGAATTTTAGGTTTCTTATTTGTGTGGCAAATCTCTTCAAATATTGGATTAATTAAGTTACCACCTCCGAGTGATCTCTGGTTTAATGAACGTACTCGTACTTATTTACTATATCCCTTTTTTAATCGTGGGGGAACCGATGTAGGATTGTTTTGGCAATCTTTGGCTAGTTTACAAAGGGTATTAATTGGCTATACTTTAGCTGCGGTTGTGGGTATTTCTGCAGGAGTGTTTGTCGGGTTAAATAGTTTTGCTAATAAAGCATTAGATCCCTTATTTCAATTTTTAAGAACTGTTCCTCCTTTAGCATGGGTTCCCATTGCCTTAGCCGCTTTACAACAAAACCAACCTGCTGCACTTTTCGTAATTTTTATTACCGCAGTTTGGCCCATCTTAATTAATACGGCTGTAGGAGTTCAACAAATTCCTCAAGATTACATTAATGTTCGTAAAGTTCTCCAACTTTCTCAGAAAAAATTCTTCTTTAAGATTCTGATTCCTTCTGCACTTCCTTACATTTTCACCGGATTGAGAATTGCTATCGGTTTAGCTTGGTTAGCGATTATTGCAGCAGAGATTGTTATGTCTGGTATTGTTGGAATTGGTTTCTTTATCTGGGATTCTTACCAAAATAACTACATCAGTGACATCATTTTAGCCCTGATTTATATCGGTGCAATTGGTTTAGTTCTTGACCGTTTTATGGGTTGGCTACAAACTTTAATTTCTCCTGGTGAATAA
- a CDS encoding CmpA/NrtA family ABC transporter substrate-binding protein produces the protein MSDFSPLSRRNFLVTASMSAASAVLLKGCLGNPPEPTGNNSPTSTPSPVGSPSTLTPETTPETPSAKLGFIPIFEAAPLIIANEKGFFDKYGMTQVDVSKQANWGSARDNVEIGSAAGGIDGGQWQMPMPYLISEGLITKNNVKIPMYVLAMLNTQGNGIAIAKTQEGKGIGLDVSKAKDYIVGLKTAGKPFRAAYTFPKANQDFWIRYWLAAGGIDPDKEVNLLTVPAAQTVANMKTGSMEAFSTGDPWPARIVGDGIGFMAALTSQIWAFHPEEYFAMRGDWVDKNPKATKALLKGIMEAQQWCDVEANRPEMAKILGGAKYFNIPVDVLEPMLLGTYIMGDGQPEIKDFQKAAMYWKSPRGSISFPYKSLDLWFLTESVRWGFLPPTTLDDNAKALIGKVNRSDIWKEAAKEAGIPDADIPTSDSRGVEKFFDGKEFNPDDPKAYLKSLAIKKV, from the coding sequence ATGTCCGATTTTTCACCTTTGTCTCGTCGTAACTTTCTAGTAACAGCCTCTATGTCGGCAGCTAGTGCAGTGTTATTAAAAGGATGTTTAGGGAATCCTCCCGAACCCACAGGCAACAATTCACCAACCTCAACCCCATCTCCGGTAGGTTCTCCCTCAACTTTAACCCCCGAAACCACCCCTGAAACCCCAAGCGCAAAATTAGGCTTTATTCCCATTTTTGAGGCTGCACCTTTGATTATTGCCAATGAAAAGGGCTTTTTCGACAAATATGGCATGACTCAAGTAGATGTCTCCAAACAAGCGAACTGGGGATCAGCAAGAGATAACGTAGAAATCGGGTCTGCTGCCGGGGGTATTGATGGGGGACAATGGCAAATGCCTATGCCTTACCTCATTTCTGAGGGGTTGATCACTAAAAATAATGTCAAAATTCCTATGTATGTGTTAGCCATGCTAAACACTCAAGGAAATGGCATTGCGATCGCCAAAACTCAAGAAGGCAAAGGCATTGGTTTAGATGTCAGCAAAGCCAAAGATTATATTGTCGGCCTAAAAACAGCAGGTAAACCTTTTAGGGCCGCCTATACCTTCCCCAAAGCGAACCAAGATTTTTGGATTCGTTATTGGTTAGCCGCAGGTGGTATTGACCCCGATAAAGAAGTTAACCTACTAACTGTCCCCGCGGCCCAAACTGTGGCCAACATGAAGACGGGAAGTATGGAAGCATTTAGTACAGGAGATCCTTGGCCTGCTCGTATTGTAGGAGACGGTATTGGATTTATGGCTGCCTTGACCTCACAAATTTGGGCGTTTCATCCTGAAGAATATTTTGCTATGCGTGGTGACTGGGTTGATAAAAATCCCAAAGCAACTAAAGCTTTATTAAAAGGAATTATGGAGGCACAACAATGGTGTGATGTGGAAGCAAACCGTCCCGAAATGGCTAAGATTTTAGGTGGGGCCAAATATTTTAATATTCCGGTTGATGTTCTTGAACCAATGTTGCTAGGAACTTATATTATGGGTGATGGACAACCAGAAATTAAAGACTTCCAAAAAGCAGCTATGTATTGGAAATCTCCCCGTGGTAGTATTTCTTTCCCCTATAAGAGTCTTGACCTTTGGTTCTTAACAGAAAGTGTACGTTGGGGTTTCTTACCTCCTACTACTTTAGATGACAATGCTAAGGCATTAATTGGTAAAGTTAATCGTTCTGATATTTGGAAAGAAGCGGCCAAAGAAGCGGGTATTCCTGATGCGGATATTCCTACCAGTGATTCTCGTGGAGTTGAGAAGTTCTTTGATGGCAAAGAATTTAATCCAGATGATCCCAAGGCCTATCTAAAGAGTCTGGCAATTAAAAAAGTTTAA
- a CDS encoding helix-turn-helix domain-containing protein, translating into MIEDIIIEESCGNVFTDLGYPNAEEALAKSRLAQCITEIIKEQNLTQVQAAAILGIDQPKISKLIRGQLREFSTDRLFRFLNALNQDVEIVITSKPESRPKAILTVISR; encoded by the coding sequence ATGATTGAGGACATTATTATTGAAGAAAGCTGTGGCAATGTTTTTACTGATCTTGGCTATCCTAATGCTGAAGAAGCGTTAGCAAAATCTCGTCTTGCTCAATGTATCACGGAGATTATCAAAGAGCAAAATCTGACTCAAGTTCAAGCAGCCGCTATTTTGGGCATTGATCAGCCTAAAATCTCAAAACTCATACGCGGACAACTGCGTGAGTTTTCTACTGACCGACTCTTTCGCTTTCTTAATGCTTTAAACCAAGATGTTGAAATTGTCATTACATCTAAGCCAGAATCTCGTCCAAAAGCTATATTGACCGTTATATCAAGGTAA